CAAGCGGCGGAGTCTCCTCAGAATAGCCGGGCTAGATGGCTACGACTTCGATATCGGGGTCTACCTGCATCTGGATAGCGTTCTCAATGGCCATAAGAGTGCCCATGGAAGACGCCGGACACGTGCCACACGCACCCTGGTAACGAATTAAGAGCTGGTTGTTCACAAACCCCTTGATCTCGAGGCCACCACCGTCCGACTGCAGGAATGGAAGGATGTCTTCGTCCAGAATTTGCTGAATTTCTGGGATTCGCGGGTCATCTAGACCCACGCCCTCCCCTTCAATCGGCTCACCTTGATGAAGCATAGACTCACCAATGCTCGCATCTTCAACGACCGCCTCGCGGATTGGAATCGCTACTTCACGAAGCAACTCGTGCCAGCTAACCCCTCCATCTTGCGTGATCGTCACCCAGGTGTGCGTGTAGTAGACCGATTGAACGTGCTCCACTTCGAAGAGCGCTCGCGCAAAAGGAACCGACGCTGCCTGTTCCGCGTTATGAAACTCCCCAGCAATCCCAAAGGGCGTCAAGGGTTCATCGAGGATGAACTTTACGGCGTTGGGATTGGGCGTGTACTCAATTTCTTTAATCTTCATGAGTTCTCCCACACATCGTGCTCGCCCTCAGTACTGGCACCTTCTGCACCGCCCAGCGCAGCACTCAGTGTATGCCAGGGAAGGACCGCACATTTGATACGGTTGGGGAGTTGAGCCACTCCCTTAAACACCCGAAGATGGCCCAGATGCTCGGATTGCTCCTCACTTTCCTGACTCGCCATCATCAGTCGAAACTCCTCCACCAATTCTCGAGCTTCGTCTACGGATTTACCTTTGACTCGAGACGTCATCATCGACGCCGCGGCTTTGGAGATCGCGCAGCCCGCTCCATCAAAAGACACATCCTTCACGGTGTCGGAATCGACCACCAGATAGACATGATAGTCGTCCCCACAGAGTGGATTGTGGCCGTGTGCGTCGTGCGTACAAGGCTCCAGAACCCCGAAATTTCGAGGCTTCCTATTATGGTCAAGTATGACCTCTTGGTAGAGGTCTCGTAAGTCTGTCATACGCCAAAAATCTCCCGAACATGTTCGATAGCGCCCACCAATTGATCTACGTCTTCTTCGTTATTGTAGAAGGCGACCGAAGCACGTGCCGTCGCCGGCACACCGAGCCTCTTCATCAGTGGCTGCGTGCAGTGATGCCCGGCTCGAATCGCCACACCCGCCTGGTCTAGAATGGTTCCGATATCGTGTGGATGAACGTCGGAGATACCAAATGAATAGACCGAGGCGCGATCTTTGTCCGGCCCAAACACCCTGACCCCTTCCAACGCTTTGAGGCGCCCGAGGGCGTAGTCCCCAAGCGAGGCCTCACGCTCAGCAATGCGGTCCATGCCGATCGTTTCCAGATAGTCGATGGCCGCCCCGAGCCCAACCACCGGCAGAATTGCAGGCGTTCCAGCCTCGAATTTATGCGGAATTTGGTTGTAGGTCGTCTTCTCAAAACTCACGGACAAAATCATGTCGCCGCCACCCATGAAGGGCTGCATTCTCTCTAGCCACGAGGCCTTTCCGTAAAGAACACCGGAGCCGGTAGGCGCGCACATCTTATGCCCAGAAAAGACGTAGAAATCGGCGTCCAAATCCTGCACGTCAACTTTCATATGAGGCGTGGCCTGGCAACCATCCACGAGGACAGGAATGTCGCGTTGATGGGCAAGGCTCACCAAGCGTTTGACGTCGTTGATGGTGCCCAAGGAATTGGACACATGCACAAGTCCCACAAGGCGCGTGCGCTCTGATAAGGCTTCCACAAACGCGTCTTCTTCGATCCGGCCGTCGTCGGTGATGGGCACCACCTTCAACACGATGCCCTTCTCGTCACGGAGCATCTGCCAGGGAACGATATTCGCGTGGTGTTCCATGGTGGTGATGACCACCTCGTCACCGGCTTTGAGGTACTTTCGCCCATAACCGTGCATGACGAGGTTGATGCCTTCGGTGGCACCCCGCACAAAGACAATTTCACGGTCTTCACGCGCGTTGATGAAGTCCTTGACCTTGGTGCGTACACCTTCAAAGGCATCCGTAGCCCGCTGACTCAAGGCATGAACGCCGCGATGAATATTGCTATGCTCGGTGCGCTGATAGGTCAAAAGACGCTCGAGCACGGGTTCTGGAACGTGGCTCGACGCCGCGTTGTCCAAAAACGCCAGACGCTTCCCGTGAACTTTCTGGTCTAGGATTGGAAAGTCCTTTCGGACCCTCTCCCAATCCACCATCGTCTCATGAAGTGCGGCACTCATACTTACCTCAACGGGTTCTGGAACGCGCGATCTCAATCAAACGTTGACGAAGCGAAGGCACGTCGATTTCATCGAGAACTTCACCGGCAAACGCGTAGGTCAACATGCCGCGCGCAGCCTGTTCGTCGTATCCGCGACTCTTCAGGTAGAAGACTTGCTCGTCGTCGAGCTGCCCGATGGTCGCGCCGTGTGTACAGCGCACGTCGTCCGCAAAGATCTCGAGCTGCGGCTTCGCGTCAACCTTGGCTTTGTCCGAGAGCAAGAGCGAGCGATTGAGCTGGTAAGCATCGATCTTTTGAGCGCCCTTCTGCACGAAAATCTTACCGTTGAAGACTGCGTGCCCCTTGCCCCCAGCCACGATCTTGTGGAGCTGGTGGCTGTTGCAGTGCGGCCGCGTGTTATCGATGATCGTATGGGTATCACTGAGTTGCTCGTCAACGAGCAGCGCCAGGCCATCGATACGAGCGAACGCACCCTCGCCTTCGTGACGTGCCAAGAGGTCGTGGCGCGCCCAGGCTCCACCTACGGAAATCGTGTACGAGTCGTAATGGCTATTGGCGCCGAGACGCACGGCCGAGCGCAACAAATGCTGTGCCTTCGGACCTTCGTCCTGTACGCGAATATGCGTCACGTGAGCGTTTTCACCCACGAGCACTTCAGTGACTGCATTCCGGAAATAATTCTGGCCTTCGTCCGCGCTTCGATATTCCTCAACGAGGCGAGCCTTGGAGTTTCTGCCGATGACGATGATCGTCCGGTTCGCAAATACGGAATCCGCTGCAGCATTTCCTACGTTGAGCAGATGAAGCGGTAATTCTGCAGACGTATCTGGCGGCACCACCACACAGAGCACTTCGGGCGCTAGCATGTCATTTTGCGACTTGAACACATCGCTCCAATACGAAGCACCGTGTCCAATCGCATCTTTAACAGCGCCTTGTGCTGCCGCATCCAAGTCCTCAAGACGTCCAACCTGAACGTTTGAGGCCGAAGGCAGGCTTTGAATCGCCCCGTTGACCGTCAACGCAACGTGGTTGTGGCATTCTTCGATCTCAAACGCTTTTGCTACCTTGGCATCAATCGTGCCGCTCCAAACCGGATTTAACTCGCGATTTGTGACCGACTTAACTTCGCTAAATCGCCATTCTTCATGTTTATGGGTTGGAGGGTCCAAGTCCGATTTGGCCTTCGCCTCGGCTCGAAATGCTTCGAGCAACGCT
This Microvenator marinus DNA region includes the following protein-coding sequences:
- the sufU gene encoding Fe-S cluster assembly sulfur transfer protein SufU — protein: MTDLRDLYQEVILDHNRKPRNFGVLEPCTHDAHGHNPLCGDDYHVYLVVDSDTVKDVSFDGAGCAISKAAASMMTSRVKGKSVDEARELVEEFRLMMASQESEEQSEHLGHLRVFKGVAQLPNRIKCAVLPWHTLSAALGGAEGASTEGEHDVWENS
- a CDS encoding NifU family protein; the encoded protein is MKIKEIEYTPNPNAVKFILDEPLTPFGIAGEFHNAEQAASVPFARALFEVEHVQSVYYTHTWVTITQDGGVSWHELLREVAIPIREAVVEDASIGESMLHQGEPIEGEGVGLDDPRIPEIQQILDEDILPFLQSDGGGLEIKGFVNNQLLIRYQGACGTCPASSMGTLMAIENAIQMQVDPDIEVVAI
- a CDS encoding cysteine desulfurase is translated as MSAALHETMVDWERVRKDFPILDQKVHGKRLAFLDNAASSHVPEPVLERLLTYQRTEHSNIHRGVHALSQRATDAFEGVRTKVKDFINAREDREIVFVRGATEGINLVMHGYGRKYLKAGDEVVITTMEHHANIVPWQMLRDEKGIVLKVVPITDDGRIEEDAFVEALSERTRLVGLVHVSNSLGTINDVKRLVSLAHQRDIPVLVDGCQATPHMKVDVQDLDADFYVFSGHKMCAPTGSGVLYGKASWLERMQPFMGGGDMILSVSFEKTTYNQIPHKFEAGTPAILPVVGLGAAIDYLETIGMDRIAEREASLGDYALGRLKALEGVRVFGPDKDRASVYSFGISDVHPHDIGTILDQAGVAIRAGHHCTQPLMKRLGVPATARASVAFYNNEEDVDQLVGAIEHVREIFGV
- the sufD gene encoding Fe-S cluster assembly protein SufD, translated to MSNTHPFISGSWSAQVPTPALLEAFRAEAKAKSDLDPPTHKHEEWRFSEVKSVTNRELNPVWSGTIDAKVAKAFEIEECHNHVALTVNGAIQSLPSASNVQVGRLEDLDAAAQGAVKDAIGHGASYWSDVFKSQNDMLAPEVLCVVVPPDTSAELPLHLLNVGNAAADSVFANRTIIVIGRNSKARLVEEYRSADEGQNYFRNAVTEVLVGENAHVTHIRVQDEGPKAQHLLRSAVRLGANSHYDSYTISVGGAWARHDLLARHEGEGAFARIDGLALLVDEQLSDTHTIIDNTRPHCNSHQLHKIVAGGKGHAVFNGKIFVQKGAQKIDAYQLNRSLLLSDKAKVDAKPQLEIFADDVRCTHGATIGQLDDEQVFYLKSRGYDEQAARGMLTYAFAGEVLDEIDVPSLRQRLIEIARSRTR